In the genome of Urocitellus parryii isolate mUroPar1 chromosome 7, mUroPar1.hap1, whole genome shotgun sequence, the window GCTGAAGGCCAGCTCTGTGCTGGTCATCGACTGGCTGCTGAAGACCCGTTACAGCCAGAAGATCGGGGATGACCTCAGTGTCAGCATCTGGCTCAGCGATGGGGTGAGTGCCCAGAGCAGACCAGCCTAGACTGCTGCAGCCTTGGGCAGGCAGGGTGGTGACAGCTGCCCACGCTGGCCCTGCCCAGGCGGTGGCCGGCTGCCGTGTGGCCGCAGTGATCATGCAGTATGGCGTGGTGGCCAACTATTGCTGGCTGCTGGTGGAGGGCGTGTACCTGCATGGCCTGCTGGGCCTCGCCTCCTTCCCTGAGCGAAGCTTCTTCACCCTCTACCTGGGCATTGGCTGGGGTGAGTGAGTGGCTGCTGTCCACTGGTGGTGGGATTGGGCGGGCCAGCAGCACTGCAGGCCCACAACCACTGCCCCTTACAGGTGCGCCCCTGCTGTTCATCATCCCCTGGGCGGTGGTCAAGTGTCTGTTTGAGAACATTCAGTGAGTAGGGGCTGGTGAAGGACGGCCATGCAGCCGGGGCGGGGTGGctgagggaggtgggggaggggcttcTGTGCCAACCTAGTGCCTGGGCAAGGGGTCACTGTGGCCTTTCCCCTTCCTTGTCCTGAGGTAGATGCCAGCAAAATCAGATGGGGGGGCTGAGAGACTTGGGGTGGGGGCTGTGTGCACCCCAGGTCGTGAGTGGCCGCCCCGCAGGTGCTGGACCAGCAATACCAACATGGGCGTCTGGTGGATCCTGCGAGCCCCGGTCTTCCTGGCCATCCTGGTGAGGAAACGGGACACCTCTGTCCCAGCAGGAGGGGCTGCTGGCTGGGGCTCCCCAGTTCCCCCTTCCTTGGCCTTCTGGAGCCCTAGGAGAGGTAGCATCTGGCCTGCGAGGAAGTGGGGCCCCGGCACTCTCCAGGACGCCGGCCTGGGCTGCCAGCAGGCTGTCTTCTTTGGCTGGGCTCCAGCCAGCCCAGGGCCACATGGCTGTGGGCCCACCTGCTGGGGCCCAGTGGGGATCACAGACCCTGGGTGGCCCTGACCTGGGCCCTCCTCCCAGATCAACTCCGTCGTCTTTGTCCGAGTGGTCCACCTTCTCATCACCAAGCTTCAGGCCCGCCAGGTGCACTACGCTGACTACAAGTTCCGGTGGGTGTGGGCACAGAGCTGCGATGCCAGAGAGGGGGCTCCAAGGCCTGTGGGCTGACCTGGCTCTGGACAGCAGGCCGGGCACTCAAGCTCCACTCCTGCAGGCTGGCCAGATCCACCCTGACCCTCATCCCCCTCCTGGGGGTCCACGAAGTGGTCTTCGCCTTTGTGACCGATGAGCAGGCTCAGGGGGCCCTGCGCTCCGCCAAGCTCTTCTTCGACCTCTTCCTCAGCTCCTTCCAGGTGAGCCCCACGCCCCACCCTCCCCCTGCTCAGAGACCCGGGACAGGTTCCTGACCGCCCCTTCCTTCCAGGGCCTGCTGGTGGCTGTCCTCTACTGCTTCCTCAGCAAAGAGGTAGGTGGGGGCTGGGCCAAGGAGTGGCACGGGTGCCAGTGCCCCCCAtatgcccttcccttcctcctgtgTTTAACTGAGATGGTTGCCATGGCAGTGGGTGTCAGGACCCAGAGTCCTCAGGGAGCACAAGTGTGGGGGTctccagcctctgcaggccctggcCTTCCCTGTGGTGAGGGCGGGAGGGTGTGGGGCCGAGGCTCAGGGACACCAGGTGGGACCCCTCCCCCAGGTACAGGCAGAGCTGCTGCAGCGCTGGCGGCGCTGGCACGAGGGCAGAGCGCTGCAGGACCCGCGACGCAGCAGCAGCCCCTCCGCCCCAGCTAGGCCTTGCCGTGGCCCCTCCTTCGAGAAGCTTCAACTTGTGAAGGGTGGCAGCAGCAATGGGGCTGGCCAGGACCCCTCTGCAGAGACCTCCTTGGCCTGTGGCCTCCCTGAGTTGGCTGAGAGACCCTTCTGAATCTCTGCTGGACTCAGGCACCAGACAGTGCATCACTGAACACCCCAGGATTGGACACCTGGCTGAGGCCAGAGGGGCAGGACAGCTGGACAGTGGCTGCCACTGTCCATGTCCCCCCTGCTGTCCCTGGGGCACAAGCCCAGTGGTGGGAAGTTGTGCATGAACTGCAGGCATGCCTGCCTGTTGGTCTGTCCTGTGCGTGTGGAAAGGTGTGTCCTCCAATAAAGAGCTGAGTAGTGGCTGGGTGGATCGCGAGGGCTCAGCTGGGAAGGCCCGAGTGGGTGTGGGCAGGGTGGATGGGCGCAGGCTGGTGCACTCCCTGGAGGGGCCCCTCTGATCCCTGTTCTACAGGGAGCTGGAAGGGTCCCCAGGGTGGCTAGCAGTGCTTGTCCTCCCATGCTGGATCAGGTCAGGGGCCCCTCTGGAGGCTTTGGCCTCACTCCCCCAACAGGTCACCATTCACCAGCAGAGGGATATGATGGGGCAGtgggggctgagggaggccacTGGCACACAGCCTCACATGAACACCGAATTTACTCAGAGGGTGTCTTCCAAAAGCCTCTACCTGGAGACAGAAGGACCATAGACACTTGGCTCAGTCCTGCTCTTCCTGGAGCCCAGCCTCTGCTCCTGAGCTTTAGCTACTTGGTGCGTCCTGGGCCACACAGTGTTTGCAGTGGAGAGAAATAGCTTCCCAATCACTGTGGGTCCAGGTGGAGGTAGCAGCAGGGTCTGCCCCACCTCTGCACAGCCCCTGTCACCTAGCAGACGTCTGCCCACAACAGTCCAGGCCCATCCTGTGGTGGGTGGGCACACTCCCTGCCAGGTGGAGGTGGGGTGACACTGGCCGGAAAAGAGCTGCCCCAGGACTGGATGCAGGAAAGGCCTGGAAGTGCTTTGGGGTGGGAAGTCCAGATCAGGGGTGCACCCTGAGTCCAAGCTGAGGCATGGTGCAGAATGGTAAGTTTTGCACCCATGAGTTTAGATGTGCCATCCAGGACCATGTTGTTGGGCAGAAGCAAGTCCAGAGTGGTAGCCTGTGAGGGGACTGGTCAGCCTCCTGGGTACCATGATGCCTGGTGGTATGCATGCATGGGGTGGAGAAGGAGCCAGACAGGTGTCCCTGTTCAAAGGAGCTGGTGGAAGGTGGCCACTGGGCCCTCAAGGCGCTGGAGCACCGGCTGGAGCCACTCAGGCAGAGCTGGGCTAATTGGAGCAGATGAAAGGACATGAGGCCTCTCAGGAAAGGTAAATAGAATGACCTGCCAGGCGGGGCCCTCCCAGGGAGGCCCTCTCCCCGCACCCTGCCTGCGGGCCTGAGGCCGGAGGGAAGTCAGAGGGCACAGACAGAGGCTGGTTTAGAAGTAGCTGTATCTGATGGAGCTTGAGGCACCTGACCTGAGGCTTGGCCAGCTCTCATGCCAGGTGCCCAGGCCTGCGTCCTGACTCTCTATGGAGCCCTAGTTGCCTATATGGGCACAAAGCCACACCGAGTTAGCACAGGAGGGGCAAATTCTCCTTCACGGCAGCTGAGCTCAGGGTTGGGGACTGCCTTGGGGTTAAGTTGCTCTCCTGGGGCCTCCTGACAGCCCTCCCTACCCCAAGTCCCTCCCCTTGTCCTCCTTCAACcctgccccatccccatccccaaggGAACTGGATGGA includes:
- the Gcgr gene encoding glucagon receptor isoform X2, with the translated sequence MEDEELEGQKEVAKMYSSFQVMYTVGYSLSLGALLLALAIMLGLSKLHCTRNYIHVNLFASFVLKASSVLVIDWLLKTRYSQKIGDDLSVSIWLSDGAVAGCRVAAVIMQYGVVANYCWLLVEGVYLHGLLGLASFPERSFFTLYLGIGWGAPLLFIIPWAVVKCLFENIQCWTSNTNMGVWWILRAPVFLAILINSVVFVRVVHLLITKLQARQVHYADYKFRLARSTLTLIPLLGVHEVVFAFVTDEQAQGALRSAKLFFDLFLSSFQGLLVAVLYCFLSKEVQAELLQRWRRWHEGRALQDPRRSSSPSAPARPCRGPSFEKLQLVKGGSSNGAGQDPSAETSLACGLPELAERPF
- the Gcgr gene encoding glucagon receptor isoform X1, yielding MSPVRPWHPNLLLLLLLACQPQALSAQVMDFLFEKWKLYSDQCHRNMSLLPPPTDLVCNRTFDKYSCWPDTPPNTTANISCPWYLPWYHKVQHRLVFKKCGPDGQWVRGPRGQPWRNASQCQMEDEELEGQKEVAKMYSSFQVMYTVGYSLSLGALLLALAIMLGLSKLHCTRNYIHVNLFASFVLKASSVLVIDWLLKTRYSQKIGDDLSVSIWLSDGAVAGCRVAAVIMQYGVVANYCWLLVEGVYLHGLLGLASFPERSFFTLYLGIGWGAPLLFIIPWAVVKCLFENIQCWTSNTNMGVWWILRAPVFLAILINSVVFVRVVHLLITKLQARQVHYADYKFRLARSTLTLIPLLGVHEVVFAFVTDEQAQGALRSAKLFFDLFLSSFQGLLVAVLYCFLSKEVQAELLQRWRRWHEGRALQDPRRSSSPSAPARPCRGPSFEKLQLVKGGSSNGAGQDPSAETSLACGLPELAERPF